The window ACAAGCCGCTCGTCGTGCGCCTCGACGGCAACAACGCCGAAGAGGGTCGCCGCATCCTCAACGACGCGAACCTGTCCGTGGTCGAGATGGTCGACACGATGGACGGCGCTGCCGCCCGCGTGGCCGAGCTCGCCGCCCGCTGACGATCCCTCAGATCTAAGGACCTAGCTGTGGCAATCTTCCTCAACGAAAACAGCAAGATCGTCGTTCAGGGCATGACGGGTTCCGAGGGGCGCAAGCACACCCAGCGGATGCTCGACTCCGGCTCGAACATCGTCGGCGGCGTCACCCCCGGCAAGGGCGGTCAGAAGGTCGAGTTCAACGGCGCGGCGCTGCCCGTCTACAACTCGGTCGCCGAGGCGGTCTCCGACGGCGGCGCGAACGTCTCCGTCGTCTTCGTCCCGCCGAAGTTCACCAAGGGCGCGGTCATCGAGGCGATCGACGCGGGCGTCCCGCTGATCGTCGTCATCACCGAGGGTGTGCCGGTCCACGACACCGCCAGCTTCCACGCCTACAACCAGAGCAAGGGCGCCGCGTCGCGGATCATCGGCCCGAACTGCCCGGGGATCATCTCGCCCGGGAAGTCGAACGCCGGCATCATCCCGGCCGACATCACCAAGGCCGGTCGCATCGGTCTCGTGTCGAAGTCCGGCACGCTGACCTACCAGATGATGTACGAGCTCCGGGACATCGGCTTCACCACCTGCGTCGGCATCGGTGGCGACCCGGTCATCGGCACCACGCACATCGACTGCCTCGCCGCCTTCCAGGCCGACCCCGACACCGACGCCATCGTGATGATCGGCGAGATCGGTGGCGACGCCGAGGAGCGCGCCGCGGACTTCATCGCCGCCAACGTGACCAAGCCGGTCGTCGCCTACGTCGCGGGCTTCACCGCCCCCGAGGGCAAGACCATGGGCCACGCCGGCGCGATCGTCTCCGGTTCCTCCGGCACCGCCCAGGCGAAGAAGGAGGCCCTCGAGGCCATCGGCGTCAAGGTCGGCAAGACCCCGTCCGAGACCGCCCGCCTCATGCGCGAGGCCGTCGCCACGCTGTGACATCGGCGCGCTCCGCGCCCGTCAGCCGCAGAGCACTGAGCCCCGGTTCCCTCGAGGGAACCGGGGCTCACGCGCGTTCCAGGCCGCAGGGGGTGGCCGGGGCGTCAGTTCGCGGGGCGGACGACGTACCAGTTGCCCTTGAGGTGGTCGAACGAGGCGCCGGGGTTGGCAGCGCGGATCTCATCGGTGGGCCCGTCGACGAGGTAGGTGAACGCGGCGCCGGTGGTGCCGCCGAACGGGCCGGCCAGGTGGAACTGGGCGGCGCCGGCGCTGTCGCGGGTGACGCCGTCGACCCAGTAGGAGCCGATGCGGCCCGGGGTCAGACCGTCGGCGACGCCCTGGTCCCACTTCTTGGCCGTCGGGAGGGCACGCAGGGTCGACTCGAAGCCGCCCTCGGCCTGCATCCACCGCAGCTCCTGCGGGAGCTCCTCGTACTCGAGGCCGACCACGGCCGCGACCATCAGCGGCACACCGAGGAACGCGGTGGTCAAGGTGCGCCGCGAGACCGCGGCCACGAACCGGGCGAGGAACGCCACCAGGCAGGCGAGGCCCACCCAGGCGAACGGGTCCCCGGTCAGGTCGAGGCCGGTCGGGGAGCTGGCGGCCCAGATCACGCTGAGCGTGCCGGCGCCGCAGATCGCGGAGAAGGTCCAGCCCGGGGCGCCCAGCAGGCGCTCGGCGAGCGTGGGCTCGCGGTCGACGTCCTCCTCGACGACGAAGCTGGCCACCGGCGGGCGGGCCGGGGCGCTCAGCGCGGAGGACAGCGCTGGGGAGGTGGCATCGATGACATGGTCCACGCTTCCATTGAAGGCACCGGTGACGGGCGGTGAGGGGCGATCGTCGGAACGTCCCCCAAGGTCACAGATGTCCGTTCCGCAGGACGCGTGCGGTGATCACCGAGCGCGTAGTACGGAACACGTGGTGTCGGTGCGTGATCTTCACATCCGCGACGGTCACAGTGGACGAATGGTCAGTCTCGACGCCGGGCCGCGGCTTCGTTCCGCCCGTCCCGGATCCGGTCGGGAGACGCCCCGCCCGCGTTGGCTGCTCGCCGCGGGGGCCGGGGCCGCTGCCCTGGGGGCCGCGGTGGGGACCGCGCTGCTCTCGGCGATCACCGTCCTGCTCTGGGCGGCCGGGCCGATCGTCTCCGACGGCGTCAGTGCCGCGCCCTTCCGCGGGGCCGCCACGCTCTGGCTGATGGGTCAGCGCGCCCCCATCGAGAGCGGCACCTACGAGCTCGTGCTGCCGCCGCTGCTGATCACCGCGGTCGTGGTCGTGCTGACGGTCCGCCTGGCCGGCTGGGCCGCCCGCGCCACCGCGGCCCACGAGCTCGCCCCCGCGGCGATGGTCGGGGGCGGCGTCCTGCTCGGGCACGCCACCGCGGCCGGGGTCGCGGCCTGGGTGAGCGCCCGGGCCGGCGCCGGGGTCGACCTGTCCGACGCACTGCGGGCCGCGCTGATCCTCGGCGTCCCGTGCGTGATCGCCGGCGTTGTGCCGCAGACCTGGCCCTGGGCCATCGCCGTTGCCCGCGTCGGGGACCGGGTGCGCACCGCCGCCCGGGCCGCGGGATTCGGCGCGCTGGCTCTCGCCGCGGGTGGCGCCGCGGCACTGGTGCTCTCGCTGATCGTCCACGCCGGTGAGTTCTCGGACGTGCTGGGCCTCGTCGGCGGCGGCGTGAACGGCGGCGTCGGCGTCGTGCTGCTCTGCCTGGCGCTGCTGCCCAACGCCGTGCTGTGGGTGATCTCGCTGGCCGCCGGCCCCGGGTTCGCGCTCGGCGCCGACGGCGGGCTCAGTCTCACCGGGGAGATGCACGGCGACGCGCTGCCCGCCCTGCCGCTGCTCGCCGCCCTGCCGGGCGCGGGCCCGCTGCCGGGGTACGCGTGGCTGCTGGTGGCGGTCCCGGTCGGCGCCGGCGGCGTCGTCGGCTGGTTCGCCCGTCCGGCGGGTGGCCGGCGCCGGGGGTGGCGCGAGGAGCTCGCGACCGCCGCGGTGGCCGGGGTCGTCCTCGGCCTGGGCGCCGGCGTGCTGGCGGGCTTCTCCGCCGGTGGCGCCGGGGGCCGCCTCGACGAGTTCGGCCCGAACGGGCTGCTCGTCGGCGTCCTGCTCGCCGCGCAGCTCGCCGCCGCGGCCGTGGTCCTCGCCGCGGGCCGCATCGGCTGGGAGCACTACCGGCAGCCGATCGAGCGCGTCGCGGGCCGCACGATGATGCCGATGCCGCGGATCCCGACCCAGAAGCAGCCGGCCCAGAAGCAGCCGGCCCACAAGCAGCCGGCCCAGAAGAAGCCCGGGGCCGAGCCGAAGCCCGCGGCCGAGCCGAAGCCGACGGTGGAGCGCACCGCGGACGGCTCGGCCGGGACCCCGATCGAGGTCGTGGCGGCTGCTGACGTCGACGACCTGGCGGACGACGACGGCGCCGGACCGCAGTCCGACGCCGTCGAGGCCAATCCCGAGGACCAGCCCCGCGGCGACTAGCCCGCCGCCACCACGTCGGCCATGCAGTGCATGCCCTCGGCGACGGTGTGGGTGTCCTGGACGCAGTTCTGAAAGTCGGTCGCGGAGTACGCGGTGAACAGCCAGGCGGCGGCCGCGGTCCAGACCGTCGCGAGGATCAGGGCGATCACCCCGAGCGCGAAGCCGCCGCCGGCGCTGCCGGGGTTGCTGGCGAAGCCGTAGCGGGCGCGCAGGCGGCCCTTGCGACCGAGCACGATGGCGAGGACCGCGAACAGGAACGCCAGCGGGAACAGCGGGAACAGGACGCTGGTGAACAGGATGCTCAGGACGCCGAAGACCATCGCCATCCGCCCGGCGACGTTGCGCATCGGGTAGAGCGCGCCGGTCTCGGTCAGGGGCAGGCCGGTGACCGGGTCGTAGGTGGTGACGTCGGCGATGCCGGGCGCCGGGGCGGCCGCGAACGTCTGGGTCGCCTCCGGGCTGTAGGCCGGGGCGTAGGCCGACTCGTACGTGGTCGCCTCGTAGGTGGCGGCGGCCGGGGGAGCCGGCGGGGCCGCGGTGTAGCTGTCGTAACCCGTGGGCGCCAGCGGGTACGCCGGCGTGGGGATCGGCGCGGTGTGCTGGGGCGCATACGCCGGGGCCGGGGGAGTCGCCTCACCCGACGGGGACCGGTACCAGACGTGGTCCGAGCCGTTGGCCGAGCCGTTCAGCCGGGTGTCGCCCCCGGCGGTGGAGCCGCCGGAGTTCCACGCGCCGGATCCGTAGGAGTCGTTCCAGGAGTTCGATCCGCGCTCGTACATCGCCGAGTCCTTCCGCTGCCGCCGCTGCGTGTGTGTCGCGACCCGGAGGGAGGCCGCGATCATCCTGGCGGCGTCAGTGTGCGCCGATTCGGCCCGTTCCGTCCGGCGCTTTGCCATGGAGGTGAATTCCTCCTACCGGGGGCGGATATCGTGACCGGCGTCCGGAACGTGGAGTTCGCACCCCCGATGGCAGGAGCAGTCGCGCAGGTGGGAGTCTCGGCGTCCGGCTCTACCCCGGGGGCAGCCCGCCTCGTCGTGCTGGTCAGCGGGTCCGGCACCAATCTGCAGGCGCTGCTCGATGCCTGCGCCGACCCGGCGTACGGCGCCACCGTGGTGGCGGTGGGCGCGGACCGGACCGACATCGAGGGTCTGCGCCGGGCGGAGAAGGTCGGCGTGCCGACGTTCGTCTGCCGCGTCGGTGATCACCCCACGCGGTCGGACTGGGACGCTGCGTTGACCGCCGCGGTCGCGGCGCACGAGCCGGACCTCGTCGTGTCCGCCGGCTTCATGAAGATCCTGGGCGCGACGTTCCTGGACCGGTTCTCCGGTCGCTGCGTGAACACGCACCCCGCGCTGCTGCCGGCGTTCCCCGGCGCCCACGGGGTCCGGGACGCCCTCGCCTACGGTGTCCGGGTGACCGGGTGCACCGTGCACCTCGTCGACGCGGGCGTCGACACCGGCCCGATCGTGGCCCAGGCCGCGGTCGAGGTCCTCGACGACGACGACGAGGACTCGCTGCACGAACGCATCAAGACCGTCGAGCGCGGCCTGCTGGTCGAGATCGTCGGTCGCATGGCCCGCGAAGGATTCGTGCTGGACGGCCGCCGGGTGCGGTTCGGCACGGCAGCATCGAACTGATTGAAAACTGATGGAGACTCAGATGAGTGACGGACGGCGGCCGGTTCGACGGGCCTTGATCAGCGTCTACGACAAGACCGGTCTGACCGAGCTGGCCCAGGGGCTGCACGCGGCCGGGGTCTCCATCGTGTCGACCGGGTCGACCGGGTCGAGGATCGCCGAGGCCGGCGTCCCGGTGACGAAGGTCGAGGAGCTCACCGGGTTCCCGGAGTGCCTCGACGGCCGGGTGAAGACGCTGCACCCGCGCGTCCACGCGGGCATCCTCGCCGACCTCCGGCTCGAGGCCCACGCCGCGCAGCTCGGCGAGCTCGGCGTGGAGCCGTTCGAGCTCGTCGTCGTGAACCTGTACCCGTTCCAGGCCACGGTCGCCTCCGGCGCGAGCCCCGACGAGTGCGTCGAGCAGATCGACATCGGTGGCCCGTCGATGGTCCGCGCCGCGGCGAAGAACCACCCGAGCGTCGCGGTCGTCGTCGACCCGAAGCGCTACACCGACGTGCTGGCGGCCGTCGCCGAGGGCGGCTTCACGCTCGAGGCGCGCCGGCTGCTGGCCGTCGCCGCGTTCCAGCACACCGCCGAGTACGACGTCGCCGTCGCCTCGTGGCTGGGTTCGCAGTACAAGGAGGACCCGGAGTCCCCGTGGCCGAACTGGGCCGGCGCGACCTGGACCCGCTCCGCCGTCCTGCGCTACGGCGAGAACCCGCACCAGCAGGCCGCGCTGTACGCCTCCGACGCCGGTGGCCTTGCCGTCGCCGAGCAGCTGCACGGCAAGGAGATGTCCTACAACAACTACGTCGACACCGACGCGGCCCGCCGCGCGGCGTACGACTTCGCCGACCCCTGCGTCGCGATCATCAAGCACGCCAACCCGTGCGGCATCGCGATCGGCGCGGACGTCGCCGAGGCGCATCGCAAGGCGCACGAGTGCGACCCGGTCTCCGCGTTCGGCGGCGTGATCGCCACCAACGTCCCGGTCACCGCGGCGATGGCCGAGCAGGTCGCCGAGATCTTCACCGAGGTGATCTGCGCGCCCGACTTCGAACCGGCCGCTCTGGACATCCTGCGGTCGAAGAAGAACCTCCGCCTCCTCAAGGCCGCGCCGATCCAGCCGGGCCGCGCCGCGGAGTTCCGGCCGATCTCCGGCGGCGTGCTGCTGCAGACCATGGACAAGCTCGACGCCCCCGGCGACGCCCCGGCCAACTGGACGCTGGCGTGCGGCGAGCCCGCCTCGCCGGAGCAGCTGGTCGACCTCGCCTTCGCGTGGCGGGCGATCCGCTCGGTGAAGTCCAACGCGATCCTGCTCGCCAAGGGCGGCGCCACCGTCGGCGTCGGCATGGGCCAGGTCAACCGCGTCGACTCCGCCCGGCTGTCCGTCGCCCGCGCCGGGGAGCGCGCCGCCGGCTCCGTCGCCGCCTCCGACGCGTTCTTCCCGTTCCCCGACGGTCTCCAGGTGCTGATCGACGCCGGCGTCGCCGCCGTCGTCCAGCCCGGCGGCTCGGTCCGGGACGAGGAGGTCATCACCGCCGCCCGGGCCGCCGGGATCACGATGTACCTCACCGGGACGCGCCACTTCGCCCACTGACCGCGCCTTCCCAACCCCCACTGAAGATGTCATCTCCAGTGGGGGTTGGGAGGTCGTCACGGACGGTGACCGGCGAGGTCCGGCCGGTGGGGCCGTCCGGGGAACCGCGCCGGGACGGGTTCCGGGCCGTTCGTCGCCGCGGAAGGGACGGGGTGGCCCGGAGGGGTCGTCCGTTTTGTCCCCCCGACTAGGACGAACCGCTCGTCTTGCATCCTCCGTTCGTTCCATTCCGGCATGGCTGTCTTGCCGTCCGGCTACCTGGGCGTTTGTATGCGAATAGGACGCCGGGTGGGGAACTGCGGCGGGGGAGGAACGCGTGAGCAACGAGCGGTCGGAGCGCCGAGCCATCGTGACGGGGAGTACCGGAAACGGTGCGCTCGCGGGTGCGGTCGCGGGAGCGATCGACACCGCGGTCGACCCGGCGGCCGACGAGGCCGAGCGGCTCTTCGACTTCGGCCCGGACGTCGAGCTCCCGGAGACCGGCCCCCAGGCCACGCTCCCGCCCTGGATGGCCGACCCGGCCCAGGCCGGTCCGGAGGGCGCGCTGCCGTTCGCCGGCCAGACGATCTCGGCCCGGCTCGCGCCCGCCGCCCCGGACGTCCCGGCGGTCACCGCTGCGGCCGCCACGGCGGCTGAGACCGTCGAGGACCGGACCCCGGAGCCCGTCGCCGTCCCCACCTTCGCGCAGAGCGTGCCGGCCCCGCGCCGGCGCCGGAAGCCGCTGCCCGCCGACCGCGTCGTGATCGCGGCCCCGGCCGTGGTCGACGGCTCGCCCGTCGCCGCGGCGCCGGTGTCGGTGGCCCCGGTCGGCCCGGCTCCGCTGGTCCCGGCGCAGCGCACCGACGCGACGACGACCGCCCCTGCGGGCGGCGCCGACGCGCCGGCCGAGCCTCCGGCGAAGAGCACGGACGAGACCGAGGCGGAGCGCAAGCGTCGCCGCCGCCGGTGGATCGGGCTCGCGCAGGCGACCGCGATCATCGCCGTGGGCGCGACCGTCGGCACCTACGCCGCCGGTGGGCTCGGGTTCCTGGAGAACCGCGTCAAGGAGAACCCGCCGACCGCGGAGGCGAGCGCCTGGGTGCTCAACAACCTCGCCGGCGCCGGGTCGGTCGCGGTCCCGGCCTCGCTGGTCGACACGCTGATCCAGAACGGCCAGGACTCCGACGCACTGACGACCTACCCGGACGAGAGCACCGCGCCGCTCGACCTGGGCAAGAACTGCTGCTCGTTCCTCGTGCTGGTCGGTGGCCCGGGCGAGGAGCCGGGGGCCGGCGTGCCGGACTCGGTGCGTGCGTTGTACGACCGCTCGCGCCCGGCCGCGGTGTTCACCACCGACGGCGGCTGGACGCAGGTCCGCCAGGTGCTGCCCGGCTCGGCGGCGAAGGTCGCGGCCGACCTCAAGGCCGACCACGACGCGCTCGTCGCCACCGGCAAGTCGCTGATCGCGTCCGGGAAGGTCGGACTGTCCGACGCCGCCAAGACGCAACTGCAGAACGGCGAGGTCGACGCCCGCGTCCTGCTCGCGGTCGTCGCGGTCGCGCTGAAGCACAAGATCACGATCGCCTCGTTCCCGGCGTTGCCGGGTGAGACGGACGCCGGCATCCTGCACCGCTCGGTCGCGATCTCGAAGATCGACGGCGTCGCGGTCTCGGACGGGTCGAAGGGCGTGAAGTCCGTCAAGGACCTGCTCGCCGCGTCCACCGGGGTGTACCGCCCGGACGGGGCCGGGGTGCACGCAGTCGACGGCGTTCCTGCGCTCGAGCTCCGCTTCGACGCGCCGAGCCCGTTCGGCCTGCTGACGCTCGACGCCAAGAAGAGCTGACGCGGGCGGCGCCCCTAGGATCGAGGCCGTGACGGCGAAGATCCTGGACGGTAAGGCAACCGCGGCGGCGATCCGGGCGGAGCTCACCCAGCGGGTGGCGAAGCTTGCGGAGAACGGCATCACGCCCGGACTCGGCACGGTGCTGGTCGGCGACGACCCGGGCAGCCATTCGTACGTGGCGGGCAAGCACCGCGACTGCGCGGAGATCGGCATCGCCAGCATCCGCCGCGACCTGCCCGCGACCGCGACGCAGGCCGAGGTGGAGCAGGCCGTCGCGGAGCTGAACGCCGACCCGGCGTGCACCGGCTTCATCGTCCAGCTGCCGCTGCCGAAGGGTCTGGACGCGAACCGGGTGCTCGGTCTGATCGACCCGGACAAGGACGCCGACGGCCTGCACCCGGTGAACCTCGGCAAGCTCGTGCTGGGCGAACCGGCGCCGCTGCCGTGCACGCCGCGCGGCATCGTCGAGCTGCTCACGCGCTACGTCATCCCGATCGCCGGTGCCGAGGTCGTCGTGGTCGGCCGTGGTGTCACGGTCGGCCGGCCGCTCGGGCTGCTGCTGACCCGCAAGTCCGAGAACGCGACCGTGACCCTGTGCCACACGGGCACCCGCGACCTGGCCGCCCACGTGCGCCGGGGCGACATCGTCGTGGCCGCCGCCGGCGTCCGGGGCCTGGTCACCGCCGACATGCTGAAGCCGGGCGCGGTCGTGCTCGACGTCGGCACCTCCCGCTCGGAGGACGGCAAGCTCGTCGGTGACGTCGACCCCGCCGCGACCGAGGTCGCCGGCTGGATCGCTCCGATGCCCGGCGGCGTCGGCCCGATGACGCGCGCGATGCTCGTGGACAACGTCGTGCTCGCCGCGGAGCAGTCGGTTTCGCAGCGCGCCGCCGGGATCTGAGCCGACGGGCGTGAGCACCCCCGGCCGTCCGAGTCCGCGCCCGGTGCCGCGGTCCGTCGTGCGCCGGGTCGTGGCGGCGGAGTGGCCGCTGGTGTGCGTGCTCGCCGTCTGCACCGCGGGCGTGCTCGTCGTCCTCTCCGAGCACTTCCGGCGGGGGACGGTCCTG of the Sporichthya polymorpha DSM 43042 genome contains:
- the sucD gene encoding succinate--CoA ligase subunit alpha, coding for MAIFLNENSKIVVQGMTGSEGRKHTQRMLDSGSNIVGGVTPGKGGQKVEFNGAALPVYNSVAEAVSDGGANVSVVFVPPKFTKGAVIEAIDAGVPLIVVITEGVPVHDTASFHAYNQSKGAASRIIGPNCPGIISPGKSNAGIIPADITKAGRIGLVSKSGTLTYQMMYELRDIGFTTCVGIGGDPVIGTTHIDCLAAFQADPDTDAIVMIGEIGGDAEERAADFIAANVTKPVVAYVAGFTAPEGKTMGHAGAIVSGSSGTAQAKKEALEAIGVKVGKTPSETARLMREAVATL
- the purH gene encoding bifunctional phosphoribosylaminoimidazolecarboxamide formyltransferase/IMP cyclohydrolase; this translates as MSDGRRPVRRALISVYDKTGLTELAQGLHAAGVSIVSTGSTGSRIAEAGVPVTKVEELTGFPECLDGRVKTLHPRVHAGILADLRLEAHAAQLGELGVEPFELVVVNLYPFQATVASGASPDECVEQIDIGGPSMVRAAAKNHPSVAVVVDPKRYTDVLAAVAEGGFTLEARRLLAVAAFQHTAEYDVAVASWLGSQYKEDPESPWPNWAGATWTRSAVLRYGENPHQQAALYASDAGGLAVAEQLHGKEMSYNNYVDTDAARRAAYDFADPCVAIIKHANPCGIAIGADVAEAHRKAHECDPVSAFGGVIATNVPVTAAMAEQVAEIFTEVICAPDFEPAALDILRSKKNLRLLKAAPIQPGRAAEFRPISGGVLLQTMDKLDAPGDAPANWTLACGEPASPEQLVDLAFAWRAIRSVKSNAILLAKGGATVGVGMGQVNRVDSARLSVARAGERAAGSVAASDAFFPFPDGLQVLIDAGVAAVVQPGGSVRDEEVITAARAAGITMYLTGTRHFAH
- a CDS encoding DUF6350 family protein codes for the protein MVSLDAGPRLRSARPGSGRETPRPRWLLAAGAGAAALGAAVGTALLSAITVLLWAAGPIVSDGVSAAPFRGAATLWLMGQRAPIESGTYELVLPPLLITAVVVVLTVRLAGWAARATAAHELAPAAMVGGGVLLGHATAAGVAAWVSARAGAGVDLSDALRAALILGVPCVIAGVVPQTWPWAIAVARVGDRVRTAARAAGFGALALAAGGAAALVLSLIVHAGEFSDVLGLVGGGVNGGVGVVLLCLALLPNAVLWVISLAAGPGFALGADGGLSLTGEMHGDALPALPLLAALPGAGPLPGYAWLLVAVPVGAGGVVGWFARPAGGRRRGWREELATAAVAGVVLGLGAGVLAGFSAGGAGGRLDEFGPNGLLVGVLLAAQLAAAAVVLAAGRIGWEHYRQPIERVAGRTMMPMPRIPTQKQPAQKQPAHKQPAQKKPGAEPKPAAEPKPTVERTADGSAGTPIEVVAAADVDDLADDDGAGPQSDAVEANPEDQPRGD
- the purN gene encoding phosphoribosylglycinamide formyltransferase produces the protein MAGAVAQVGVSASGSTPGAARLVVLVSGSGTNLQALLDACADPAYGATVVAVGADRTDIEGLRRAEKVGVPTFVCRVGDHPTRSDWDAALTAAVAAHEPDLVVSAGFMKILGATFLDRFSGRCVNTHPALLPAFPGAHGVRDALAYGVRVTGCTVHLVDAGVDTGPIVAQAAVEVLDDDDEDSLHERIKTVERGLLVEIVGRMAREGFVLDGRRVRFGTAASN
- a CDS encoding bifunctional methylenetetrahydrofolate dehydrogenase/methenyltetrahydrofolate cyclohydrolase: MTAKILDGKATAAAIRAELTQRVAKLAENGITPGLGTVLVGDDPGSHSYVAGKHRDCAEIGIASIRRDLPATATQAEVEQAVAELNADPACTGFIVQLPLPKGLDANRVLGLIDPDKDADGLHPVNLGKLVLGEPAPLPCTPRGIVELLTRYVIPIAGAEVVVVGRGVTVGRPLGLLLTRKSENATVTLCHTGTRDLAAHVRRGDIVVAAAGVRGLVTADMLKPGAVVLDVGTSRSEDGKLVGDVDPAATEVAGWIAPMPGGVGPMTRAMLVDNVVLAAEQSVSQRAAGI